A DNA window from Streptomyces sp. B21-083 contains the following coding sequences:
- a CDS encoding winged helix-turn-helix domain-containing protein, producing the protein MATTRTLSPLAPLSPLSAGGSARHRLRAVDRDEVVDVRDFLPPGATWLPAPPHTLPTLPGQPPMIGYLVLVPADQQPPVLPFALPDPELVAAPAQLPADGGRTLVRVDDVQRTAEVDGRPLDLTYLEFELLAHLVAHPGRVHTRDQLVTTVWGYGHVGDGRTVDVHIARLRRKLGAEHRQAIQTVRRVGYKYTPPTAR; encoded by the coding sequence ATGGCGACCACTCGTACGCTCTCCCCCCTGGCTCCCCTGTCCCCCCTCTCCGCCGGCGGTTCCGCACGGCACCGGCTGCGTGCCGTCGACCGGGACGAGGTGGTCGACGTCAGGGACTTCCTCCCGCCGGGTGCCACCTGGCTGCCCGCTCCCCCGCACACCCTTCCCACGCTGCCGGGCCAGCCGCCGATGATCGGCTACCTGGTGCTCGTACCCGCCGACCAGCAGCCGCCCGTACTGCCGTTCGCGCTCCCGGACCCCGAACTGGTGGCTGCACCGGCTCAGTTGCCCGCCGACGGCGGCCGTACCCTCGTACGCGTCGACGACGTACAGCGCACCGCCGAGGTCGACGGGCGTCCACTGGATCTCACCTACCTCGAGTTCGAGCTGCTCGCCCATCTCGTCGCCCACCCGGGCCGGGTGCACACCCGCGACCAGCTGGTCACCACGGTGTGGGGATACGGGCACGTGGGCGACGGCAGGACCGTCGACGTCCACATCGCCCGGCTGCGCCGCAAGCTCGGCGCGGAGCACCGGCAGGCGATCCAGACGGTACGGCGGGTCGGGTACAAGTACACGCCTCCGACCGCGCGCTGA